A segment of the Acaryochloris marina S15 genome:
GGCTTCAGGTGTGTATTTCTCTATATCCCCCGGGAGGAGGATTGCTCGCTCTCCAAGGTAAATTGCAATCTCTCCTGCCAAGATATACGCGACTATTTCCCCTGTATGCCAGTCGAACAGAAAATCTTCTACCCATCCCAACGTTTCTCCGATCTTAGTTCGGACTGGGAGTTGATATCCATGATGGAGGTGGGGTGGGGCTGCTACCAGGAGAGGACGATCAACCGATATAGTTCCTCTACCCACGCTAGCAACTTGATTAAGAGACCAATACCGCTGGCGACTGGATAGATATGTGACATATCCAGACTCGTCCAGCCAGATCTCTTCCACATTTCCCAAGTGAGAATTTGTGGTGTTCCCAACCGCAGATAATCCGACCACTTGACTGTAACGGATAATATTGAACATGGGTGTATCTATAATCCTTCAGGAAATAGCAACTGTAATGTTTCAGCGATGGTGTGCCCATTCAATTGAATTTTTAAGATCTCCGATCGCTTTCCATGTTGAAAGCCTGTGAGAAGATCCCTCATCAATCAAGACATCCTGAATTCCCATAACTGAATGGCGATAAAATGCTTGACTTCAAGTGCTATGCGCTCAGAAAGAGGAGTTAGGACTGATCTTGAGAGCCCATTGAAATCGTCTCTAGCTATGAGATTAAAGTGAGAAGTTGAAGACAATGTGAGGGAATGAGATTGTTGCTATTTGGTGCTTGTGACCTTCACAATTTTCACAATATCCCACTCTAGATTGAGTGCTAGACGCCTTAAACCGTAAAGCATTTAGCATTCATCATAGGAGTTAGCATGCAGTATCAACATGTGACAATTTCCCGCCAAGGTGGATCGGATGTTTTTGAGATGGTCATGGATGAACGGCCTGAACCTCGCGCAGGAGAAGTGGGAGTGCGGGTACTAGCAACTGGTGTGGCCTTTACAGACGTTCTGATCCGCGAAGGACTCTATCCGGGTTTACCCAAAGTACCCTTTACCCCAGGCTATGAAGTGGTGGGGATTGTTGATCAGCTTGGCCCAGGGGTCGCTGGGCTGGACATCGGTCAACGGATTGCAGCCCTGACTGTAGTGGGTGGATATAGTGAGTACATTTGTCTACCCGAACACGAATGTGTTTCGGTACCAGCGGAGGTGGATGTTGCAGAGGCTGTCGGTCTAGTTTTGCAGTACGTGACAGCCTATCAGCTACTGCACCGAATCGCTAAGGTTCAACCCGGCGATCTCATCTTGATTCACGGTGCTGCGGGCGGTGTTGGAACTGCGCTCCTGGAGTTAGGTCACCTCGCGGGCTTAAAGATGTATGGTACGGACTCCGCATCGAAACATGATCTCATTGCCAATTTGGGTGCCACTCCGATTGATTATCAGCAGCAAGACTTCCAACAGCAGATTCGTCGTCTCACGCCCAATGGAATGGATGTGGTCTTTGATGCCATTGGGGGGCGTCATTTACTGGGGTCATACCAAACTTTAGCGCCTGGGGGACAACTCATTAGCTATGGGTTTTCCTCAGCTCTATCAGCACAATGGGGAAGGCTGTTGATAGTAGGAGGGAGTATGGGCCTTCTGACTCTGTTAAACATCTGGCCGGATCGTCGTAGGGCAGTTTTTTACAACATTGCTGATTTAAAGCGGCGTCAGCCAAATTGGTTCCGAGATGACTTAATGAGCCTTCTAGATCTACTGGTGGATGGCTCTATCCAGCCTATCATTGCCGATCGCCTACTCTTAACAGACGCAGCGGCGGCCCATGACTTACTGGATCATGCGGCAGTGAGAGGTCAGTTAGTCTTACTGTGTAATGAAACATTCCAGGCGAACTCATCCAAGCCAGAGAGCAAATCCTTACCCGTAGAACACCCATCTGCTCTAGGTTAAAGCCGGTAT
Coding sequences within it:
- a CDS encoding PRC-barrel domain-containing protein yields the protein MFNIIRYSQVVGLSAVGNTTNSHLGNVEEIWLDESGYVTYLSSRQRYWSLNQVASVGRGTISVDRPLLVAAPPHLHHGYQLPVRTKIGETLGWVEDFLFDWHTGEIVAYILAGEIAIYLGERAILLPGDIEKYTPEALIIPEGARNLLKPELEGSKDFICEKSDQVKFLIHEITDRLQRLFSLNDGPDKLQIKIQQVSEDLASTNEYDQRHLAEATEFLHDQWASLQHGFNRNLNLAQTALEKAWKEILSQKKL
- a CDS encoding medium chain dehydrogenase/reductase family protein, translated to MQYQHVTISRQGGSDVFEMVMDERPEPRAGEVGVRVLATGVAFTDVLIREGLYPGLPKVPFTPGYEVVGIVDQLGPGVAGLDIGQRIAALTVVGGYSEYICLPEHECVSVPAEVDVAEAVGLVLQYVTAYQLLHRIAKVQPGDLILIHGAAGGVGTALLELGHLAGLKMYGTDSASKHDLIANLGATPIDYQQQDFQQQIRRLTPNGMDVVFDAIGGRHLLGSYQTLAPGGQLISYGFSSALSAQWGRLLIVGGSMGLLTLLNIWPDRRRAVFYNIADLKRRQPNWFRDDLMSLLDLLVDGSIQPIIADRLLLTDAAAAHDLLDHAAVRGQLVLLCNETFQANSSKPESKSLPVEHPSALG